CTACATGGAGTCGCAGATCGACTACGCCGTGCAGGGCGTGCGCACGCTGGCCGAGACGGGGGCGCGCTTCCTGGACGTGCGGCCCGAGGTGCAGCAGCGCTACAACGAGGGGCTGCAGAAGCGGCTCGCCAAGACCAACTGGGCGTCGGGCTGCAAGAGCTGGTACCTCACGGCGGATGGCTTCAACGCCACCATGTACCCGGGCTTCGCCACGCAGTACGCCCAGGAGCTGCGGCACTTCCAGCGAGGCGATTACCACGCCGCACCGGCTGCTGGCGCCGCTGACCGTGCGGGCCTAGCCCTGCAGACATGACGCGGGTCGTGGTGTTGTTGCGGGGTGTGAACGTCAGCGGGCACAAGGTGGTCCCCATGGCCCAGCTGCGCGCGCTGGCGGTCGAGGCCGGGCTGACAGACGCGTCGACCTACATCAACAGCGGCAACCTGATCGCGACGGCGTCGTGGAAGACCGAGAAGGCAGCCATGAGCGGGCGCGCCGCCCTCGAGACGCAGCTCGAGGACCTCGTGGAAGCGCGCTTCGGGTTCCGGGTGCCCGTCATCGTTCGCACGCATCGGGAGTGGAGCGCCCACGCCGTGAGCCCGCCCTTTGCGGATGCGATCACCGAGCACCCCAACCTGGTGATGCTGGGCGTGTCCCAGCGGCCGCTCTCACCAGACGTGCTCGCGACGCTGCGCGGGCGGGCTAGCGAAGGCGAGCGGGTGGAGCTGCATGGCGGGTCGCTGGTCATCGACTACGCGCACGGGTCGGCCCGCTCGAAGCTGACGCCCGCCGTCCTGGACCGCGCCGCAGGGTCGCCGGTCACCACGCGCAACTGGCGCACGGTGCTGAAGCTGGGTCAGCTGCTGGGTTAGCGGTCCGTCGGGGGCCGCATGATGGCGTCGCGCAGCGCGCTGTCGGGGGCGTCCACCAAGCGCACCTCGCCGTCTTCGTAGACCACGCCCAGGTCGGCCAGCAGCGCGCCGGTCGCAGGCCAGCTGCTGCGCGCGGCGTACTCGTCGGCCAGCAACACCAGCTCCGCGTCGAAGGCCGCCACCAGCGCGCGCGCGGTCACGGGGCTGCTGCTGTGCTCCACCTCGCGCAGGCAGCGCGCGACGGCCTCATCGAGGGAGCTGCCGCGCCTGCGCAGCGCCATGTCCGCCGCCAGCACGAACGCCGTGCCGCCCCAGTAGACGCGCGTGTAGGCCGCCGTCTCGTGCATGGCGCTGGCCTCGTCGGTCAGGCTGCGCCCGGTCCCGCTGCGC
This genomic interval from Sandaracinaceae bacterium contains the following:
- a CDS encoding DUF1697 domain-containing protein produces the protein MTRVVVLLRGVNVSGHKVVPMAQLRALAVEAGLTDASTYINSGNLIATASWKTEKAAMSGRAALETQLEDLVEARFGFRVPVIVRTHREWSAHAVSPPFADAITEHPNLVMLGVSQRPLSPDVLATLRGRASEGERVELHGGSLVIDYAHGSARSKLTPAVLDRAAGSPVTTRNWRTVLKLGQLLG